In one window of Camelina sativa cultivar DH55 chromosome 15, Cs, whole genome shotgun sequence DNA:
- the LOC104747758 gene encoding regulator of nonsense transcripts 1 homolog translates to MSCVRASGHGVGFVSDIRRMNVALTRARRALWVMGNASALMKSEDWGALITDARARNCFMEMDSLPQDFPIPQAPSYNPKATSARDFRSGGPRIESFDMQTESRSRTAPPENDEKLKTSTFAKSDHFQRDKSLDDDFDMSGDKYRNSWQHGNQRKQNFGQALARRD, encoded by the exons ATGTCGTGTGTGCGTGCTTCGGGTCACGGGGTTGGCTTTGTTTCAGATATCCGGCGGATGAACGTTGCTCTTACCCGTGCGAGAAGAGCTCTGTGG GTGATGGGAAATGCCTCTGCTCTGATGAAGTCTGAGGACTGGGGAGCGTTGATCACTGACGCAAGAGCCAGGAACTGTTTTATGGAAATGGACTCTCTTCCCCAGGATTTTCCAATTCCTCAAGCACCTAGTTATAATCCCAAGGCAACTAGTGCAAGAGATTTCAGATCAGGTGGACCAAGAATCGAATCTTTTGATATGCAAACTGAATCCAGGTCGAGGACAGCACCACCAGAAAATGATGAGAAGTTGAAGACATCGACATTTGCAAAAAGTGATCATTTTCAAAGGGACAAATCACtggatgatgattttgatatgtCTGGGGATAAGTATAGGAATTCCTGGCAGCATGGGAATCAGAGGAAGCAAAATTTTGGACAGGCTTTGGCGAGAAGAGACTAG